From Paracoccus aminovorans, one genomic window encodes:
- a CDS encoding DMT family transporter, whose protein sequence is MAWIYLMIAGVLEVVWAFAMKQSGGFNRPGYAVVTLVAMLASVWFLSMSMKVLPLGTAYVIWTGIGAVGAFVVGIVVLGESADPLRLIAAALILSGLLLLKFASPH, encoded by the coding sequence ATGGCGTGGATCTATTTGATGATAGCGGGAGTTCTGGAGGTGGTCTGGGCCTTCGCGATGAAACAATCCGGAGGGTTCAACCGGCCGGGCTATGCCGTGGTGACCCTGGTCGCCATGCTGGCCAGCGTCTGGTTCCTGTCGATGTCGATGAAGGTCCTGCCGCTGGGCACCGCCTATGTGATCTGGACCGGCATCGGCGCGGTCGGCGCCTTTGTGGTCGGCATCGTCGTGCTGGGCGAATCCGCCGATCCGCTGCGGCTGATCGCGGCGGCGCTGATCCTGTCGGGCCTGCTCTTGCTGAAGTTCGCCTCGCCGCATTGA
- a CDS encoding DNA-3-methyladenine glycosylase family protein, protein MREIRDPADLEEGAAHLIRVCPVWARELPALLPLPLRRWPEGFAAIRDAVVAQQISTAAASAIGGRMASAGLAEEAGIAAANDEALRAVGLSRPKARTLRGIAAARVDWPGLRALPDDQAVAVLTALPGIGRWTAEIYLKFALGRPDVFAAGDLALAEAARLLYALPGRPGPAALTALAEPWRPWRAVAARALWAYYRVAKGREGVR, encoded by the coding sequence ATGCGCGAGATCCGCGACCCCGCCGACCTGGAGGAGGGCGCGGCGCATCTGATTCGGGTCTGCCCGGTCTGGGCGCGGGAGCTGCCGGCGCTGCTGCCTCTGCCGCTGCGGCGCTGGCCCGAGGGATTCGCGGCGATTCGCGACGCGGTGGTGGCGCAGCAGATTTCGACGGCGGCGGCCTCGGCCATCGGGGGGCGCATGGCTTCGGCGGGGCTTGCCGAAGAGGCCGGGATCGCGGCGGCGAACGACGAGGCGCTGCGGGCCGTGGGCCTGTCGCGGCCCAAGGCCCGCACGCTGCGCGGCATCGCGGCGGCACGGGTGGACTGGCCGGGCCTGCGCGCGCTGCCCGACGATCAGGCGGTGGCGGTGCTGACCGCGCTGCCGGGAATCGGGCGCTGGACGGCCGAGATCTATCTGAAATTCGCGCTGGGACGGCCGGATGTCTTTGCCGCCGGCGACCTGGCGCTGGCCGAGGCGGCGCGGCTGCTTTATGCCCTGCCCGGGCGGCCGGGACCGGCGGCGCTGACCGCGCTGGCCGAGCCGTGGCGGCCCTGGCGCGCGGTTGCGGCCCGGGCGCTCTGGGCCTATTACCGGGTCGCGAAAGGGCGCGAGGGCGTCCGCTAG
- a CDS encoding rhomboid family intramembrane serine protease encodes MRPGYDESPLNPVPAVVWMIALPMIACEAVFGLGQLGFVGGGQGGGMAMRQIAVERTAYVPDFVLRLWQMKVFLLDQSWRVLTYPFVHLSLTHALFVIVFTLALGNLIAHQFRPWAVLALFFGSAIGGALVYTLCAGLLPQFRFQPLIGGYPAVYGFVGAFTFLLWTRLGQQNANRMRAFTLIGMLLAFQLVFGILFQDGSLTWIAEVSGFAAGFALSFVLVPGGIARVVRQIRQR; translated from the coding sequence ATGCGCCCCGGTTACGATGAATCGCCGCTGAACCCCGTGCCCGCCGTGGTCTGGATGATCGCCCTGCCGATGATCGCCTGCGAGGCGGTGTTCGGGCTCGGGCAACTGGGCTTCGTCGGCGGCGGGCAGGGCGGCGGCATGGCCATGCGCCAGATCGCGGTCGAGCGCACCGCCTATGTCCCCGATTTCGTGCTGCGGCTGTGGCAGATGAAGGTGTTCCTGCTGGACCAGAGTTGGCGGGTGCTGACCTATCCCTTCGTGCACCTGTCGCTGACCCATGCGCTGTTCGTGATCGTCTTCACCCTGGCCCTGGGGAACCTGATCGCGCATCAGTTCCGACCTTGGGCGGTGCTTGCGCTGTTCTTCGGCTCGGCCATCGGCGGCGCGCTGGTCTATACGCTGTGCGCGGGGCTGCTGCCGCAGTTCCGGTTCCAGCCGCTGATCGGCGGCTATCCGGCGGTCTATGGCTTCGTCGGCGCCTTCACCTTCCTGCTCTGGACCCGGCTCGGGCAGCAGAACGCCAACCGGATGCGGGCCTTTACCCTGATCGGCATGCTGCTGGCCTTTCAGCTGGTCTTCGGCATCCTGTTCCAGGACGGCAGCCTGACCTGGATCGCCGAGGTCTCGGGCTTCGCCGCCGGCTTCGCGCTGTCCTTCGTGCTGGTCCCCGGCGGGATCGCCCGGGTGGTGCGCCAGATCCGTCAGCGCTGA
- a CDS encoding pyrimidine 5'-nucleotidase, whose product MDFRHVTTWIFDLDNTLYAPEVQLFAQIERRMTAYVMRALGVTEPEAHRLRKHYWREHGTTLAGLMAEHGVEPLPYLRDVHDIDFSVLTPDPDLAARIRALPGRKIVHTNADSAYAARVLEHRGLMVFDAIHGVEEVDFHPKPDARAYAAVLAAEGFDPTRAAMFEDDPRNLAVPHRLGMRTILVGCGRHGPDELAQDRPHDPHVQHHTLDLCAFLGGLAPDGRRDMI is encoded by the coding sequence ATGGATTTTCGGCATGTCACCACCTGGATCTTCGATCTGGACAACACCCTTTACGCGCCCGAGGTGCAGCTCTTCGCGCAGATCGAGCGGCGGATGACCGCCTATGTCATGCGCGCGCTCGGCGTGACCGAGCCCGAGGCCCATCGGCTGCGCAAGCACTACTGGCGCGAGCACGGCACCACCCTGGCCGGGCTGATGGCCGAGCATGGCGTCGAGCCCCTGCCCTATCTGCGCGACGTCCACGACATCGACTTCTCGGTGCTGACCCCCGATCCCGACCTGGCGGCGCGGATCCGCGCCCTGCCCGGCCGCAAGATCGTGCACACCAATGCCGACAGCGCCTATGCGGCGCGGGTGCTGGAACATCGCGGGCTGATGGTCTTCGACGCGATCCATGGCGTGGAAGAGGTCGATTTCCACCCCAAGCCCGATGCGCGCGCTTATGCCGCAGTGCTGGCGGCCGAGGGCTTCGATCCGACCCGCGCCGCCATGTTCGAGGACGACCCCAGGAACCTCGCCGTGCCGCATCGGCTGGGAATGCGAACGATTCTGGTGGGTTGCGGCCGCCACGGGCCGGACGAACTGGCCCAGGACCGCCCGCACGATCCCCATGTTCAGCATCATACCCTGGACCTCTGCGCCTTCCTGGGCGGACTTGCCCCGGACGGCCGGCGCGATATGATCTGA
- a CDS encoding PA0069 family radical SAM protein — MTLPPRNPDEIARARGADSRPAARFEPYRTEREHDGWDIPEEQSLLRTEVAQEQARSIITRNASPDIPFDRSVNPYRGCEHGCIYCFARPSHAYLGLSPGLDFETRIVAKPNASELLEAQIGRRGYAVAPIAFGTNTDPYQPIEAKFGIMRGCLQVLHDWNHPLSLVTRGATVMRDADLLGAMAAKAQVMVCISITTLDAELARAMEPRAPAPATRLRMIRVLAEAGVPVRVMVAPMIPVLTAHELEAIMQAARDAGATAASMIPVRLPLEVAPLFRDWLQRHHPGKAAHVMARIQAMRGGRDNDPRFGTRMRGEGVEADLLHQRFRLARKRLGLTREAEVLDCSRFGPPPRAGDQLSLF, encoded by the coding sequence ATGACCCTGCCGCCCCGCAATCCGGATGAAATCGCCCGCGCCCGCGGCGCCGACTCGCGCCCCGCCGCCCGGTTCGAGCCCTATCGCACCGAGCGCGAGCATGACGGTTGGGACATTCCCGAAGAACAATCGCTGCTGCGCACCGAGGTGGCGCAAGAGCAGGCGCGTTCGATCATCACCCGCAATGCCTCGCCCGACATTCCCTTCGACCGCTCGGTCAATCCCTATCGCGGCTGCGAACATGGCTGCATCTATTGCTTCGCCCGGCCCAGCCACGCCTATCTGGGCCTGTCTCCGGGCCTGGATTTCGAGACCCGGATCGTGGCCAAGCCCAACGCGTCGGAGCTGCTGGAGGCACAGATCGGCCGCCGCGGCTATGCGGTCGCGCCCATCGCCTTCGGCACCAATACCGACCCCTATCAGCCCATCGAGGCGAAGTTCGGCATCATGCGCGGCTGCCTGCAGGTGCTGCACGACTGGAACCATCCGCTGAGCCTGGTCACCCGCGGCGCCACGGTGATGCGCGATGCGGACCTGCTGGGCGCGATGGCGGCGAAGGCGCAGGTCATGGTCTGCATCTCGATCACCACGCTGGACGCCGAACTGGCCCGGGCGATGGAGCCGCGCGCGCCGGCCCCCGCGACGCGGCTGCGGATGATCCGGGTTCTGGCCGAGGCCGGGGTGCCGGTGCGGGTGATGGTGGCGCCGATGATCCCGGTGCTGACCGCGCATGAGTTGGAAGCCATCATGCAGGCGGCACGCGACGCAGGTGCCACCGCCGCCAGCATGATCCCGGTCCGCCTGCCGCTGGAGGTGGCGCCGCTGTTCCGCGACTGGCTGCAGCGTCACCACCCCGGCAAGGCCGCCCATGTCATGGCCCGCATCCAGGCGATGCGCGGCGGGCGCGACAACGACCCGCGCTTCGGCACGCGCATGCGCGGCGAGGGGGTCGAGGCCGATCTGCTGCACCAGCGTTTCCGCCTGGCCCGCAAGCGGCTGGGGCTGACGCGCGAAGCCGAGGTGCTGGATTGCAGCCGTTTCGGGCCTCCGCCCCGGGCCGGGGACCAGCTGTCGCTGTTCTGA
- the trpS gene encoding tryptophan--tRNA ligase translates to MTTSFAKRIFSGIQPSGGLTLGNYLGALKRFADYQGQGAETIYCVVDLHAITVWQEPEKLRHNTREVAAAFLASGVDPEVSILFNQSQVPQHAELAWLFNTVARVGWMYRMTQFKDKAGKNSENSSLGLLAYPSLMAADILAYHATAVPVGEDQKQHLELTRDIAAKFNHDYGVEFFPTTEPLIEGTATRVMSLRDGSKKMSKSDPSDASRINLTDDADAIAQKIRKARTDAEPLPGTMEGLKDRPEAKNLVNIYAALSGETGDQVLARFEGQGFGAFKPALAEVAVEALAPITKRMTQFMADPAEIDRILGRGAGQAEAIARPIVERAKDIMGMIRSR, encoded by the coding sequence ATGACCACGAGCTTCGCCAAGCGCATCTTTTCCGGCATCCAGCCCTCGGGCGGGTTGACGCTGGGGAACTATCTGGGCGCGCTGAAACGCTTTGCGGACTATCAGGGACAAGGGGCCGAGACGATCTATTGCGTCGTGGACCTGCACGCGATCACCGTCTGGCAAGAGCCGGAAAAGCTGCGCCACAACACCCGCGAGGTCGCGGCGGCCTTCCTGGCCTCGGGCGTGGACCCCGAGGTCTCGATCCTGTTCAACCAGAGCCAGGTGCCGCAGCACGCCGAATTGGCCTGGCTTTTCAATACCGTGGCACGGGTCGGCTGGATGTACCGGATGACCCAGTTCAAGGACAAGGCCGGCAAGAACAGCGAGAATTCGTCGCTCGGCCTGCTGGCCTATCCCTCGCTGATGGCCGCCGACATCCTGGCCTATCACGCCACCGCCGTGCCGGTGGGTGAGGACCAGAAGCAGCACCTGGAGCTGACCCGCGACATCGCCGCCAAGTTCAACCACGATTACGGCGTGGAGTTCTTCCCGACCACCGAACCGCTGATCGAGGGCACGGCCACCCGCGTCATGTCCCTGCGCGACGGCAGCAAGAAGATGTCGAAATCCGACCCCTCGGATGCCAGCCGCATCAACCTGACCGACGATGCCGATGCCATCGCGCAGAAGATCCGCAAGGCGCGCACCGATGCCGAGCCGCTGCCCGGCACGATGGAGGGCCTCAAGGACCGGCCCGAGGCGAAGAACCTCGTCAATATCTACGCCGCGCTTTCGGGCGAGACCGGCGACCAGGTGCTGGCGCGGTTCGAGGGCCAGGGCTTCGGCGCCTTCAAGCCAGCGCTGGCCGAGGTCGCGGTCGAAGCCTTGGCGCCGATCACCAAGCGCATGACCCAGTTCATGGCCGACCCGGCCGAGATCGACCGCATCCTGGGCCGCGGCGCCGGCCAGGCCGAGGCCATCGCCCGGCCCATCGTCGAGCGCGCCAAGGACATCATGGGCATGATCCGCTCGCGCTGA
- a CDS encoding HNH endonuclease — MLDDQGDFRTQFVREPSGLRHHPALVLNADFRPLSYYPLSLWPWQEAIKAVFLERVQIIAEYEEVVRSQRQSIRIPSVVVLKDFVKPQKRVAFTRFNLFLRDEFCCQYCGARGELTFDHVIPRSRGGVTSWENVVAACSPCNLKKANKSLRNSGLKLRRPPRRPSPEEMHAVGRRFPPNHLHKSWMDFLYWDTELLAE; from the coding sequence ATGCTGGACGACCAAGGCGATTTCAGAACGCAATTCGTGCGCGAGCCCTCGGGGCTGCGCCACCATCCGGCGCTGGTTCTGAACGCCGATTTCCGACCGCTCAGCTATTACCCCCTGTCGCTCTGGCCCTGGCAGGAGGCGATCAAGGCGGTGTTTCTGGAGCGGGTCCAGATCATCGCCGAATATGAGGAGGTGGTGCGCAGCCAGAGGCAAAGCATACGCATCCCCTCGGTCGTGGTGCTGAAGGATTTCGTCAAACCCCAGAAGCGCGTGGCATTCACGCGCTTCAATCTTTTCCTGCGGGACGAATTCTGCTGCCAGTATTGCGGCGCCCGCGGCGAGCTGACCTTCGACCACGTCATCCCCCGGTCCCGCGGGGGCGTCACCAGTTGGGAGAATGTCGTCGCGGCCTGTTCGCCCTGCAACCTGAAAAAAGCCAACAAGTCGCTGCGCAACTCGGGGCTGAAGCTGCGCCGTCCCCCGCGGCGCCCCAGCCCCGAAGAGATGCATGCCGTCGGCCGCCGGTTCCCGCCGAACCACTTGCACAAGAGTTGGATGGACTTTCTTTACTGGGATACCGAACTGCTTGCGGAGTGA
- the bmt gene encoding betaine--homocysteine S-methyltransferase, translated as MPDQLSRMLGERPWLLADGATGTNLYNMGLAPGQAPDLWCESQPDKVRDLHRQMIAAGADIILTNSFGANASRLRLAQAQDRVAALNAAAARLAREAAAESGRPVVVAGSMGPIGEIMAPMGRLTETEATAMFTEQAQALKEGGVDVLWIETVSAAEEMRAAARAAQAVGMPWCGMMSFEPGGRSIMGVAPPQLAALIERLPHPPLAYGANCGTGPAELLLAVAGFAASGNERPLIAKPNAGVPRYQYGGLVYDATPEVMAEFAVLARDMGIRIVGGCCGTTPAHLAAMRDALVGAPRGPRPTPDAISARIAQVMGPGE; from the coding sequence ATGCCTGACCAGCTTTCGCGGATGCTCGGCGAACGTCCATGGCTTCTGGCCGACGGCGCGACCGGGACGAATCTCTACAACATGGGGCTGGCGCCGGGACAGGCGCCAGACCTGTGGTGCGAAAGCCAGCCCGACAAGGTGCGCGATCTGCACCGCCAGATGATCGCCGCCGGCGCCGACATCATCCTGACCAACAGCTTCGGCGCCAATGCCAGCCGGCTGCGGCTGGCGCAGGCCCAGGACCGCGTGGCCGCGCTGAACGCCGCCGCCGCCCGCCTGGCGCGCGAGGCCGCGGCCGAATCCGGCCGTCCCGTGGTGGTTGCGGGCTCGATGGGCCCGATCGGCGAGATCATGGCGCCGATGGGCCGGCTGACCGAGACCGAGGCCACCGCCATGTTCACCGAACAGGCGCAGGCGCTGAAAGAGGGCGGCGTCGACGTGCTGTGGATCGAGACCGTCAGCGCCGCCGAGGAAATGCGCGCCGCCGCCCGCGCCGCCCAGGCCGTCGGCATGCCTTGGTGCGGCATGATGAGCTTCGAGCCGGGCGGGCGCAGCATCATGGGCGTGGCGCCGCCGCAGCTTGCCGCGCTGATCGAGCGGCTGCCGCATCCGCCCCTGGCCTATGGCGCGAATTGCGGCACCGGCCCGGCGGAGCTGCTGCTGGCGGTGGCGGGCTTCGCCGCCTCGGGCAACGAGCGGCCGCTGATCGCCAAGCCGAACGCGGGCGTTCCGCGCTATCAGTACGGCGGGCTGGTCTATGACGCCACGCCCGAGGTGATGGCCGAATTCGCCGTGCTGGCCCGGGACATGGGCATCCGCATCGTCGGCGGCTGCTGCGGCACCACGCCCGCGCATCTGGCCGCCATGCGCGACGCGCTGGTCGGCGCCCCGCGCGGGCCGCGGCCGACGCCCGACGCGATCTCGGCCCGGATCGCCCAGGTCATGGGGCCCGGAGAGTAG
- a CDS encoding VOC family protein, translating into MTQPPSLIGTLESALYAEDLDGAARFWTGVIGLSEIARVPGRHVFFRCGTQVLLVFRASATRIPPKPDARLPVPPHGSEGPGHFCIAARPDSLDAWRAHLEASEVEIEADFTWPQGGRSLYFRDPAGNSIEIADPAIWD; encoded by the coding sequence ATGACGCAACCGCCTTCCTTGATCGGCACCCTGGAATCAGCACTTTATGCTGAGGACCTGGACGGGGCCGCCCGTTTCTGGACCGGTGTGATCGGCCTGTCAGAGATCGCGCGCGTGCCCGGCCGGCACGTGTTCTTCCGCTGCGGGACGCAGGTGCTGCTGGTGTTTCGCGCCAGCGCCACGCGCATCCCGCCCAAGCCCGATGCACGCCTGCCGGTGCCGCCCCATGGCAGCGAGGGTCCGGGGCATTTCTGCATCGCCGCCCGGCCCGACAGCCTAGACGCCTGGCGCGCGCATCTGGAAGCGTCGGAGGTGGAGATCGAGGCCGATTTCACCTGGCCCCAAGGTGGCCGGTCGCTGTATTTCCGCGACCCGGCCGGTAATTCCATCGAGATCGCCGATCCGGCGATCTGGGACTGA
- the radA gene encoding DNA repair protein RadA has product MAKPITAFTCTACGASHRKWSGKCDACGAWNTIVEEAPLSQGPGRGLGTRKGKTIPLSDLATQEAPPPRATSGIAELDRVLGGGLVPGSAILVGGDPGIGKSTLLLQAASAFARSGRSAIYVSGEEASAQVRMRAQRLGLGDAPVRLGAETALRDILTTLDAERPDVAVIDSIQTLWSDQIEAAPGSVAQVRTAAHELVAFAKRRGTAVILVGHVTKEGQIAGPRVVEHMVDTVLYFEGERGHQFRILRAHKNRFGPADEIGVFEMTGGGLSEVANPSALFLSERGEPTPGSAVFAGIEGTRPVLTEVQALVAPSTLASPRRTVVGLDGGRVSTILAVLEARCGIPFAGLDVFLNVAGGMRVSEPAADLAIAAALLGAREDSALPSDCVLFGEISLSGALRPVSQAENRLKEAQKLGFSRAILPSATKVEGVAGMRIDRTSDLTSFVGETFGAG; this is encoded by the coding sequence ATGGCCAAACCGATCACCGCCTTTACCTGCACCGCCTGCGGCGCGAGCCACCGGAAATGGTCCGGCAAGTGCGACGCCTGCGGCGCCTGGAACACCATCGTCGAGGAGGCGCCGCTCAGCCAGGGGCCGGGGCGCGGCCTCGGCACGCGCAAGGGCAAGACCATCCCGCTTTCGGATCTTGCCACGCAGGAGGCACCGCCGCCGCGCGCCACCTCGGGCATCGCCGAACTCGACCGGGTGCTGGGCGGCGGGCTGGTGCCCGGCTCGGCCATCCTGGTCGGCGGCGATCCGGGCATCGGCAAGTCCACCCTGCTGCTCCAGGCCGCCAGCGCCTTCGCCCGCTCGGGCCGCAGCGCGATCTACGTCTCGGGCGAGGAAGCCTCGGCGCAGGTCAGGATGCGGGCGCAGCGCCTGGGGCTTGGCGACGCGCCGGTGCGGCTGGGGGCCGAGACCGCGCTGCGCGACATCCTGACCACGCTCGATGCCGAGCGTCCGGACGTCGCGGTGATCGATTCGATCCAGACGCTCTGGTCGGATCAGATCGAGGCCGCGCCAGGCTCGGTGGCGCAGGTGCGCACCGCCGCGCATGAACTGGTGGCCTTCGCCAAGCGGCGCGGCACCGCCGTGATCCTCGTCGGCCATGTCACCAAGGAGGGCCAGATCGCTGGCCCGCGCGTGGTCGAGCATATGGTCGATACCGTGCTGTATTTCGAGGGCGAGCGCGGCCACCAGTTCCGCATCCTGCGCGCCCACAAGAACCGTTTCGGTCCCGCCGACGAGATCGGCGTCTTCGAGATGACCGGCGGCGGACTGTCCGAGGTCGCGAACCCTTCGGCGCTGTTCCTGTCCGAGCGTGGCGAGCCGACGCCCGGCTCGGCGGTCTTTGCCGGCATCGAGGGCACCCGCCCGGTGCTGACCGAAGTCCAGGCCTTGGTCGCGCCCTCGACATTGGCAAGTCCCCGCCGAACCGTGGTCGGGCTCGACGGGGGGCGGGTCTCGACCATCCTGGCCGTGCTTGAGGCGCGCTGCGGCATTCCCTTCGCCGGGCTCGACGTTTTCCTGAATGTTGCCGGGGGGATGCGGGTCAGCGAACCGGCCGCCGACCTTGCCATCGCCGCGGCGCTGCTCGGCGCGCGCGAGGACAGCGCCCTGCCCTCGGACTGCGTGCTTTTCGGCGAGATCAGCCTGTCGGGCGCGTTGCGTCCCGTCTCGCAGGCCGAAAACAGGTTGAAAGAGGCGCAGAAACTTGGTTTTTCACGGGCGATCCTGCCGTCGGCCACCAAGGTCGAGGGCGTGGCCGGGATGCGGATCGACCGCACCTCGGATCTGACAAGTTTCGTGGGCGAGACGTTCGGCGCCGGTTGA
- a CDS encoding UbiH/UbiF family hydroxylase, with protein sequence MRIEDTEILVSGGGIAGLIAAAAFGSAGHAVTCVDPALPVTDEAAAGADLRSTAFLHPSVAVLSAAGLWDRLAPHATALQVMRIIDAGGTLPQARLTRDFDAAEISDQPFGWNLPNWLLKREISARLANLQNVRFLPGTGTADLLVRDSEALATLTDGSRIRARLVIGADGRHSPVREALGIGTRTLRYGQKALAFAVTHARPHENVSTEIHRSGGPFTLVPLPDRDGKPSSAVVWMERGPETARLCALPREDFEAELNRRSAGVLGHLTQATRLTEWPIISQIADRFTGPRTALIAEAAHVVPPIGAQGLNMSLADLAALVELSAGDPGSASSLAAYETRRRPEALARLIGIDALNRASMISARPLRDLRAVALGGLYAVAPVRRIMMRAGLGVN encoded by the coding sequence ATGCGGATCGAAGATACCGAGATCCTGGTCTCCGGCGGCGGCATCGCCGGGCTGATCGCCGCGGCCGCCTTCGGCAGCGCCGGCCATGCCGTGACCTGCGTCGATCCGGCGCTGCCAGTGACGGACGAGGCGGCGGCGGGTGCCGACCTGCGCAGCACCGCCTTCCTGCATCCCTCGGTCGCGGTGCTGTCGGCGGCGGGTCTGTGGGACCGGCTCGCGCCCCATGCCACCGCGCTGCAGGTGATGCGGATCATCGACGCCGGCGGGACGCTGCCGCAGGCGCGGCTGACCCGCGATTTCGATGCCGCCGAGATCTCGGACCAGCCCTTCGGCTGGAACCTGCCGAACTGGCTGTTGAAACGGGAAATCTCGGCCCGGCTCGCCAACCTGCAGAACGTCCGTTTCCTGCCCGGCACCGGCACCGCAGACCTGCTGGTGCGCGACAGCGAGGCCCTGGCCACGCTCACCGACGGCAGCCGCATCCGCGCCCGCCTGGTGATCGGCGCCGACGGCCGCCATTCCCCGGTCCGCGAGGCGTTGGGCATCGGCACCCGCACGCTGCGCTATGGTCAAAAGGCGCTCGCCTTCGCCGTCACCCACGCCCGGCCGCATGAGAACGTCTCGACCGAGATCCACCGCTCGGGCGGCCCCTTCACGCTGGTGCCGCTGCCGGACCGCGACGGCAAGCCCTCCTCGGCCGTGGTCTGGATGGAGCGCGGCCCCGAAACCGCCCGGCTGTGCGCCCTGCCGCGCGAGGATTTCGAGGCCGAACTGAACCGCCGCTCGGCCGGCGTGCTCGGTCATTTGACCCAGGCCACGCGGCTGACGGAATGGCCGATCATCAGCCAGATCGCCGACCGCTTCACCGGCCCGCGCACGGCCCTGATCGCCGAGGCCGCCCACGTCGTGCCGCCGATCGGCGCGCAGGGGCTGAACATGAGCCTGGCCGACCTCGCCGCGCTGGTCGAACTCTCGGCCGGCGATCCGGGTAGCGCGTCGTCCCTTGCCGCCTACGAAACCCGCCGCCGCCCCGAGGCGCTGGCCCGGCTGATCGGCATCGACGCGCTGAACCGCGCCAGCATGATCTCGGCCCGCCCCTTGCGCGACCTGCGTGCCGTGGCCCTGGGCGGGCTCTACGCCGTCGCGCCGGTGCGCCGCATCATGATGCGGGCCGGTCTGGGCGTGAACTGA
- a CDS encoding alpha/beta hydrolase, which translates to MPRELKSERRGPQKADSVVVFLHGYGADGADLLGLADPLAPHLPGTAFYAPNAPEPCVNNPMGYQWFPIPWMDGSSEEQARASAAQSFDDVNAFLDTVLADEGVTPDRLALVGFSQGTMMALAVAPQRAPELAGVVGFSGRLLEPEKAAEVRTKPPVLLIHGDQDPVVPFESMGIAGEALQDAGFTVYGHVMKGTGHGISPDGLSVALAFLKERLAAGS; encoded by the coding sequence ATGCCGCGCGAGTTGAAATCCGAACGCAGGGGTCCGCAAAAGGCCGATTCCGTCGTGGTGTTCCTGCATGGTTACGGCGCGGACGGCGCCGACCTGCTGGGGCTGGCCGATCCGCTGGCGCCGCATCTGCCCGGCACCGCCTTCTATGCCCCGAATGCGCCCGAGCCCTGCGTCAACAATCCCATGGGCTACCAGTGGTTTCCGATCCCCTGGATGGACGGGTCCAGCGAAGAGCAGGCGCGCGCCTCGGCTGCGCAGTCCTTCGACGACGTCAACGCCTTTCTCGACACGGTGCTGGCGGATGAGGGCGTGACGCCCGACCGGCTGGCGCTGGTCGGGTTTTCGCAGGGCACGATGATGGCGCTGGCGGTGGCGCCGCAGCGCGCGCCCGAGCTGGCGGGCGTGGTCGGCTTCTCCGGCCGGCTATTGGAACCCGAAAAGGCCGCCGAGGTAAGGACCAAGCCGCCGGTGCTGCTGATCCATGGCGATCAGGATCCGGTGGTGCCCTTCGAGAGCATGGGCATCGCCGGCGAGGCGCTGCAGGACGCGGGGTTCACCGTCTATGGCCATGTGATGAAGGGCACCGGCCACGGCATTTCGCCCGACGGTCTGTCGGTGGCGCTGGCCTTCCTGAAGGAGCGGCTTGCCGCCGGGTCCTGA
- a CDS encoding GntR family transcriptional regulator: MKDAYSLILSAIDSGSYRPGDRLVESELAERFGVSRTPVREALQRLETQSMLKRDGRSLIVATLDHNQLAELYTVRAELEALAARLAARHATPEEIRVLADMVEDDRRILGDPQLLARTNRRFHHQLHLASHNRYLVQQLDLVHRSMALMARTTLAAKGRDAISLEEHQAIVDAISRRDEAAAEQALRHHISMAFETRLKEEAHLGGEDQI, from the coding sequence ATGAAAGACGCCTATTCGCTGATCCTCTCCGCCATCGACAGCGGCAGTTACCGCCCTGGCGACCGTCTGGTCGAATCCGAACTGGCCGAGCGTTTCGGCGTCAGCCGCACCCCGGTGCGCGAGGCGCTGCAGCGGCTGGAAACGCAGTCGATGCTCAAGCGCGACGGCCGCAGCCTGATCGTCGCCACGCTGGACCACAACCAGCTGGCCGAGCTTTACACCGTGCGCGCCGAGCTGGAGGCGCTGGCCGCGCGGCTGGCCGCCCGCCACGCCACGCCCGAGGAAATCCGCGTGCTGGCCGACATGGTCGAGGACGACCGCAGGATCCTGGGCGATCCGCAGCTGCTGGCGCGGACCAACCGCCGCTTCCACCATCAGCTGCATCTGGCCTCGCACAACCGCTACCTGGTGCAGCAGCTGGACCTGGTGCATCGCAGCATGGCGCTGATGGCGCGCACCACGCTGGCCGCCAAGGGCCGCGACGCGATCTCGCTTGAGGAGCATCAGGCGATCGTCGACGCCATCTCGCGGCGCGACGAGGCGGCGGCCGAACAGGCGCTGCGCCATCACATCTCGATGGCCTTCGAGACCCGGCTCAAGGAAGAGGCGCATCTGGGGGGCGAGGACCAGATCTGA